In Prunus dulcis chromosome 1, ALMONDv2, whole genome shotgun sequence, the following are encoded in one genomic region:
- the LOC117616299 gene encoding 7-deoxyloganetin glucosyltransferase-like, whose translation MGSIPSEPPHIVCIPFPAQGHVNPFMNLAKLLHSRGFYITMVYTEFNHSRLLRSKGPEAVKNSPGFRFETIPDGVPPSNPDATQSVTELLYYTKKHSVVPLRDLIVKLNSTEGLPKVSCIISDGIMSFAIKVARELGIPEVQFWTASTCGLVAYLQFGELVKKSIFPLKDEKDVSNGYLEDTALEWIPGMQHMRLKDMPSFVRSTDPEDIAFNRWLEEAQDILTADAIVFNTFVEFEAEVLETVSSMFPNIYNLGPLTTLNTNLIKNEVNATRPSLWKENTDCLTWLDTQKPNSVIYLNFGSIAVMTEDNFKEFAWGLANSGHPFLWIMRPDVVKGTNGTALAEEFLAETRDRSMIARWCPQDKVLAHPSVGAFLTHSGWNSTLEGICGGVPMLCWPFFAEQQVNCRYASTTWGVGLEIDSDVKREGVEALVREVMEGENGKVMRNKAVEWKKKSEIACVEGGSSYDDFERFVGYLLELSL comes from the exons ATGGGATCTATTCCATCAGAGCCACCTCATATCGTGTGCATTCCATTCCCAGCACAAGGCCATGTTAACCCATTTATGAACTTGGCCAAGCTTCTTCACTCTAGAGGGTTCTATATAACCATGGTTTACACAGAGTTCAACCACAGCCGTCTGCTCCGGTCCAAAGGGCCGGAGGCGGTGAAGAACTCACCGGGTTTTCGGTTTGAGACCATCCCGGATGGGGTGCCACCCTCGAACCCAGATGCCACTCAGAGTGTCACTGAGCTTTTGTACTACACAAAGAAACATTCTGTGGTTCCGCTCAGGGACCTGATTGTAAAGCTCAATTCCACCGAGGGTTTGCCTAAGGTTAGTTGCATTATTTCGGATGGAATTATGAGCTTTGCAATTAAGGTGGCCCGAGAACTTGGAATTCCTGAGGTCCAGTTCTGGACTGCATCCACTTGTGGCCTCGTGGCCTATCTCCAATTTGGAGAACTTGTCAAAAAGAGCATCTTCCCATTAAAAG ATGAGAAAGACGTCAGCAATGGATATCTGGAAGACACTGCCCTAGAGTGGATCCCAGGGATGCAGCACATGCGCCTCAAGGACATGCCCAGCTTCGTACGAAGCACCGATCCCGAAGACATTGCCTTCAACCGGTGGCTGGAAGAAGCCCAAGACATCCTCACAGCCGATGCAATCGTCTTCAACACCTTCGTCGAATTCGAAGCCGAAGTGCTCGAGACAGTCTCCTCCATGTTCCCCAACATCTACAACCTCGGCCCTCTCACCACCCTCAACACCAACCTCATCAAGAACGAAGTAAACGCCACGAGGCCAAGCCTGTGGAAGGAGAACACCGACTGCCTCACTTGGCTCGACACTCAGAAGCCCAACTCAGTCATTTACTTGAACTTCGGCAGCATCGCTGTGATGACCGAGGACAACTTCAAGGAGTTTGCATGGGGGCTGGCCAACAGCGGCCATCCCTTCTTGTGGATCATGCGGCCGGACGTAGTGAAGGGCACGAACGGGACCGCTCTGGCAGAAGAGTTTCTTGCAGAGACGAGGGATCGGAGCATGATTGCCCGATGGTGCCCCCAAGACAAGGTGCTCGCACACCCGTCCGTGGGGGCATTTTTGACTCATAGTGGATGGAACTCAACTTTGGAGGGGATTTGTGGAGGGGTGCCGATGCTTTGCTGGCCTTTCTTTGCTGAGCAGCAAGTGAACTGTAGGTACGCGAGCACGACTTGGGGGGTAGGGTTGGAGATTGATAGCGATGTGAAGAGGGAAGGGGTTGAGGCTCTGGTGAGGGAGGTGATGGAAGGGGAGAATGGGAAGGTGATGAGAAACAAGGCAGTGgagtggaagaagaaatcgGAGATTGCTTGTGTTGAAGGAGGATCGTCTTATGATGATTTCGAGCGGTTCGTTGGGTACCTTCTGGAGCTGTCCTTATGA